The following are from one region of the Lacinutrix sp. Bg11-31 genome:
- a CDS encoding polymer-forming cytoskeletal protein, whose translation MFSDNKKGKQNESSSIQNLIAKGTKIVGTFSSEGDIRIDGIIEGDVITPGKVVVGVTGEIHGSLESSNAHFEGKFTGKLKLTGTLTLKASAHIEGEVITEKLAVEPGATFNVSCVMKSTVKDIKGEQKTKKTA comes from the coding sequence ATGTTTTCTGATAATAAAAAAGGCAAACAAAACGAAAGTTCTTCAATTCAAAATTTAATAGCCAAAGGCACTAAAATAGTTGGTACGTTTTCAAGCGAAGGCGATATTAGAATAGATGGTATAATAGAAGGTGATGTTATTACGCCTGGAAAAGTTGTAGTTGGCGTAACAGGTGAGATTCATGGCTCTTTAGAGAGTAGCAACGCTCATTTTGAAGGCAAATTTACAGGAAAATTAAAACTTACAGGAACACTAACTTTAAAGGCTTCTGCTCACATTGAAGGTGAAGTAATAACAGAGAAGTTAGCAGTAGAGCCAGGAGCAACATTTAACGTATCGTGCGTTATGAAATCTACAGTAAAAGATATTAAAGGTGAGCAAAAAACCAAGAAAACCGCTTAA
- a CDS encoding DUF6168 family protein, whose product MKNKLIAFLTILIPFSLILFALQYFIVNKLGNDFSLFYSTWSVYLFHFTATLLVYIAVLFVNKTFSDKTGFAFMACGLIKMMAALVFLLPLIQNKEIDAINDVLAFFIPYFLFLLLETVYVVKILNKEGLFKA is encoded by the coding sequence ATGAAAAATAAACTAATAGCATTCTTAACAATATTAATTCCCTTTTCTTTAATATTATTTGCACTTCAATATTTTATAGTCAATAAACTAGGTAACGACTTCTCGTTGTTTTATAGCACATGGAGTGTATATCTCTTTCATTTTACTGCTACTTTGTTGGTTTACATAGCTGTACTATTTGTAAACAAAACATTCTCAGATAAAACTGGATTTGCTTTTATGGCGTGTGGTTTAATTAAAATGATGGCTGCATTAGTGTTTTTATTGCCATTAATTCAAAACAAAGAAATAGATGCCATAAACGATGTTTTAGCATTCTTTATTCCATACTTTCTTTTTCTGCTGTTAGAAACAGTATATGTTGTAAAGATTCTTAACAAAGAAGGGCTTTTTAAAGCTTAA
- the atpB gene encoding F0F1 ATP synthase subunit A yields MTIAQNPIKLIATLVIAMLPFFALAFDGDQHGDDKEFNASELINGHIGDSHEFHVADWNGHPISFYLPVILWSDNGLTIFSSSKFHHDNSGEHVVEANGQEFVRHNERIYYKDKFETMSLEQKEAMVPVDLSVRPLDFSITKLVFSMLISVILLFILFSAVARSYKKNDKAPKGLAGFLEPLVLFVRDDIAIPNIGEKKYAKYMPYLLTIFFFIWINNIFGLIPFFPFSSNLTGNIFFTFVLSFITFLITTFSGNKDYWKHILTPPVPKALYPIMVPIEIIGIITKPFALMIRLFANITAGHIIILSLISLIFIFKSIFIAPVSGAFVLFMSVLEMLVAALQAYVFTLLSALFIGQAVAEHDHH; encoded by the coding sequence ATGACGATAGCACAAAATCCTATCAAATTAATCGCAACGCTTGTTATAGCTATGCTTCCATTTTTTGCTTTGGCATTCGATGGAGATCAACATGGTGATGATAAAGAATTTAACGCAAGTGAATTAATTAATGGACATATTGGTGATTCTCACGAATTTCACGTAGCAGATTGGAATGGACACCCTATTTCTTTTTATTTACCTGTAATTCTTTGGTCAGACAATGGGTTAACTATATTCTCTTCATCAAAATTTCACCACGATAATAGTGGAGAACATGTTGTTGAAGCTAATGGACAAGAGTTTGTACGTCACAATGAAAGAATTTATTATAAAGATAAATTCGAAACTATGTCTCTTGAGCAAAAAGAAGCAATGGTTCCTGTTGATTTATCAGTAAGACCTCTAGATTTTTCAATTACGAAATTAGTATTCTCAATGTTAATTTCTGTAATTTTATTATTCATCTTATTTAGTGCGGTTGCACGTTCTTATAAGAAAAACGATAAAGCCCCTAAAGGGTTAGCTGGTTTCTTAGAGCCACTAGTGTTATTTGTAAGAGATGATATTGCTATTCCTAATATTGGTGAGAAAAAATACGCTAAGTATATGCCTTACCTTTTAACAATATTTTTCTTTATTTGGATAAATAATATCTTTGGATTAATTCCTTTTTTTCCATTTAGTTCAAACTTAACAGGTAACATCTTTTTTACATTTGTACTATCTTTTATCACATTCTTAATAACTACATTTAGTGGTAATAAAGACTACTGGAAACATATTTTAACACCTCCAGTGCCAAAAGCATTATATCCTATTATGGTACCAATAGAAATTATTGGAATAATTACAAAGCCATTCGCATTAATGATTCGTTTATTCGCAAACATTACTGCAGGTCACATTATTATATTAAGTTTAATATCTTTAATATTTATATTTAAAAGCATCTTTATAGCACCAGTTTCTGGAGCGTTTGTTTTATTTATGAGTGTGTTAGAGATGTTAGTTGCTGCATTACAAGCGTATGTATTTACATTGTTATCAGCATTATTTATTGGTCAGGCAGTTGCCGAACATGACCATCATTAA
- the atpE gene encoding ATP synthase F0 subunit C, with amino-acid sequence MVLAGIGAGLAAIGAGIGIGKIGGSAMDAIARQPEATSKIQTAMIIAAALIEGVALFAVVVALIA; translated from the coding sequence ATGGTATTAGCTGGAATCGGAGCTGGTTTAGCTGCAATTGGTGCAGGAATCGGTATTGGAAAAATTGGTGGATCTGCAATGGATGCTATTGCACGTCAACCAGAAGCTACTTCAAAAATTCAAACTGCAATGATTATTGCTGCTGCACTTATTGAAGGTGTTGCACTTTTCGCAGTTGTAGTTGCATTAATTGCATAA
- a CDS encoding DUF4254 domain-containing protein, with product MFSTKANAIFQDVIATYHKINTVDQPFSNKYEKSDLLEHLLYRKCWIDTVQWHYEDIIRDPQIDPVAALTLKRKIDASNQDRTDMVEYIDSYFLEKYSDVSSKEGATINTESPAWGVDRLSILALKVYHMEEEATRVDATDAHRAACQTKFDILLEQRVDLSTAIDTLLKDISKGDKYMKVYKQMKMYNDDELNPVLRGLK from the coding sequence ATGTTTTCAACTAAAGCGAATGCTATTTTTCAAGATGTAATAGCAACATACCACAAGATTAATACTGTAGACCAACCTTTTTCTAATAAGTATGAGAAATCAGATTTGTTAGAACATTTATTATACAGAAAATGTTGGATAGATACTGTGCAGTGGCATTACGAAGATATTATTCGTGATCCACAAATAGATCCAGTTGCTGCCTTAACATTGAAGCGTAAAATAGATGCTTCTAACCAAGACAGAACAGATATGGTAGAGTATATTGATAGTTATTTTTTAGAAAAATACAGTGATGTTTCTTCTAAAGAAGGCGCAACTATAAATACTGAGAGTCCAGCTTGGGGAGTCGATAGGCTTTCTATTCTAGCACTTAAAGTTTACCACATGGAGGAAGAGGCTACAAGAGTAGATGCTACTGATGCACATAGAGCTGCATGCCAAACAAAGTTTGATATTTTGTTAGAGCAACGCGTAGATTTATCTACTGCAATAGATACGTTATTAAAAGACATTAGTAAAGGCGATAAATACATGAAAGTGTATAAGCAAATGAAAATGTATAATGATGATGAGCTTAATCCTGTACTAAGAGGATTAAAGTAA
- a CDS encoding tetratricopeptide repeat protein, which yields MKTVKKHILLIAVSALIITSCSRKNDSFISRNYHAVTTEYNTLYNGFIALEKGRETLNEAYKDNYWDILPVERMQILDEIVMPGQSKNANFTTAEEKAVKAIQKHGMNIQGKEHNPQIDEAYLLLGKSRYFDQRFVPALEAFNYILYKYPASSNINQARIWREKTNMRLENDELAIKNIKTLLKQEELEGQDLADASSTLSQAFINTKLLDSALAHIKIAAQSTKKRNEEGRYYFIEGQIYNALQDKDSANIAFDKVIDLHRKIPRKYLVSAHVEKAKNFDYEKGNKLEFIKHLTKLEEDRENRPFLDQIYHQVAQYHINQKQDSLGIAYYNKSIRTNSQDKILMARNYEILGDMSFDVNNYKVAGAYYDSTMTKMVENSKPYRTIKRKRENLDDVIYYEGVAEVNDSIMRLVKMNDNARHQFFEDYVAKLTLEREAEAERLAIEEQKKGLAQNNAGQTQSSAFKPKGGLPTATASSFYFYNDQTVAYGKNEFQRIWGERENADNWRWSGGSRAAQIVTSSNSTTENTEADKLLDVDYYIAQIPSEEKAIDSISKERNFAYYQLGLIYKEKFKEYDLAKSRFTDLLNNNPEERLILPAKYNLLKMYETLGRTAEMNILKNEIISNYPDSRYAKILSNPEAALTKDDSSPESIYEDTYKQFEAQEFEAVIKKCVKYIGVFEGDAMVPKFELLKAFAKGRLHGFEAYKKAINDVAVNYANTQEGIQAQAILNTSIKGLEKSKFEDDISATRCKVVYKFSSAAKAEIEAFKKTLDKTLNDAKYNNMTTSIDVYSKDQTFVVVHGLRSIETAKGFTNLFPSELKYKIDRPFFGISTNNYRILQIHKNLQAYTTKQ from the coding sequence TTGAAAACAGTAAAAAAACACATACTACTTATAGCAGTTTCTGCCTTAATAATAACAAGTTGCTCGCGTAAAAACGATAGTTTTATTAGTAGAAATTACCATGCTGTAACTACAGAATATAACACATTATATAATGGTTTTATTGCCTTAGAAAAAGGTCGTGAAACATTAAACGAAGCTTATAAAGACAACTATTGGGACATTTTACCAGTAGAGCGTATGCAAATTCTTGACGAAATTGTAATGCCAGGTCAATCTAAAAACGCAAACTTTACCACTGCAGAAGAGAAAGCTGTAAAAGCCATTCAAAAACATGGCATGAATATTCAAGGTAAAGAGCACAATCCGCAAATAGACGAAGCTTATCTTTTGTTAGGGAAATCGCGTTACTTCGATCAGCGTTTTGTACCAGCCTTAGAAGCTTTCAACTATATTTTATATAAATACCCAGCAAGTAGTAACATTAATCAAGCTCGAATTTGGAGAGAAAAAACCAATATGCGCTTAGAGAATGATGAGTTGGCTATTAAAAATATTAAAACACTTCTAAAGCAAGAAGAATTAGAAGGTCAAGATTTAGCAGATGCATCTTCCACATTATCTCAAGCTTTTATAAATACAAAACTTTTAGACAGTGCGTTAGCGCATATTAAAATAGCTGCACAATCTACAAAGAAACGTAACGAAGAAGGTAGATACTACTTTATAGAGGGTCAGATATACAATGCATTGCAAGATAAAGACAGTGCAAATATTGCTTTTGATAAAGTAATAGATTTACACCGAAAAATCCCACGTAAATACCTAGTAAGTGCTCACGTAGAAAAAGCTAAAAATTTCGATTACGAGAAAGGCAATAAGCTAGAGTTTATTAAGCATTTAACTAAGCTTGAAGAAGACAGAGAAAACAGACCTTTTTTAGATCAGATTTATCATCAAGTAGCACAATATCATATTAACCAGAAGCAGGATTCTTTAGGAATCGCTTATTATAACAAGTCTATACGTACAAACTCTCAGGATAAAATTCTTATGGCAAGAAACTACGAGATTCTTGGCGATATGAGTTTCGATGTTAATAACTACAAAGTAGCAGGTGCTTATTATGATAGTACAATGACCAAAATGGTTGAAAACAGTAAGCCTTATAGAACCATTAAACGTAAAAGAGAAAACTTGGACGATGTTATCTATTATGAAGGCGTAGCCGAAGTAAACGATAGTATTATGCGTTTGGTGAAAATGAACGATAATGCAAGGCATCAATTTTTTGAAGACTATGTTGCTAAATTAACATTAGAAAGAGAAGCAGAGGCAGAACGTTTAGCTATAGAAGAACAGAAAAAAGGATTGGCGCAAAATAATGCTGGGCAAACACAAAGTAGCGCCTTTAAGCCAAAAGGAGGCCTTCCAACAGCTACAGCATCAAGTTTTTATTTCTATAACGACCAAACGGTTGCTTATGGTAAAAACGAGTTTCAGCGTATTTGGGGAGAAAGAGAAAACGCAGATAATTGGAGATGGTCAGGCGGTTCTAGAGCGGCTCAAATTGTAACGAGTTCTAATTCAACTACAGAGAATACAGAAGCCGATAAATTATTAGATGTAGATTATTATATAGCACAAATCCCTTCAGAAGAGAAAGCAATCGATAGCATATCTAAAGAACGTAATTTTGCATATTATCAATTAGGGTTAATATATAAGGAAAAATTTAAAGAATACGATTTAGCAAAATCTAGGTTTACAGACTTGTTAAATAACAATCCAGAAGAACGTTTAATTCTTCCTGCAAAGTATAATTTACTTAAAATGTATGAAACTTTAGGTAGAACTGCGGAAATGAATATTCTTAAAAATGAAATAATCTCTAACTACCCAGACTCTCGCTACGCAAAAATATTAAGTAATCCAGAAGCTGCATTAACAAAAGACGATAGTAGCCCAGAAAGCATTTACGAAGACACTTATAAGCAGTTTGAAGCACAAGAATTCGAGGCTGTTATAAAAAAATGTGTAAAATACATTGGCGTTTTCGAAGGTGATGCTATGGTGCCTAAATTCGAATTGCTAAAAGCTTTTGCAAAAGGAAGGTTACATGGTTTTGAAGCTTATAAAAAAGCAATTAACGATGTTGCAGTAAACTATGCAAATACCCAAGAAGGTATACAGGCTCAGGCTATTTTAAACACCTCGATAAAAGGATTAGAAAAATCTAAATTTGAAGACGACATTAGTGCAACAAGATGTAAGGTGGTTTATAAATTCTCTAGTGCTGCGAAAGCAGAAATAGAAGCTTTTAAAAAGACTTTAGATAAAACGCTAAATGATGCAAAATATAACAACATGACAACATCTATAGATGTTTATAGTAAAGATCAAACCTTTGTTGTTGTGCATGGATTAAGAAGTATAGAAACAGCAAAAGGATTTACAAATTTATTTCCTTCAGAATTGAAGTATAAAATTGATCGTCCGTTTTTTGGAATTTCAACTAACAATTATAGAATTCTTCAAATTCATAAAAATTTACAAGCTTACACTACTAAACAATAG
- a CDS encoding AtpZ/AtpI family protein — protein MSKKPRKPLNNYIRFTTIAFQMIATIGLLTLFGLWLDSKFPNNYSLHTVIFSLLGVFVSMYQVIKQVTSMNNEK, from the coding sequence GTGAGCAAAAAACCAAGAAAACCGCTTAACAATTACATAAGGTTTACCACTATAGCTTTTCAAATGATTGCTACTATTGGTTTACTTACTCTTTTTGGATTATGGCTTGATTCTAAATTCCCAAATAACTATAGCCTCCACACAGTTATATTTTCTTTATTAGGAGTATTCGTTTCTATGTATCAAGTTATTAAACAAGTGACCTCAATGAACAATGAAAAATAA
- a CDS encoding DUF5687 family protein — translation MFKKFMSLEWKQFRRASYFQKGLAIKILMAFVVLYFGGMALFFGVGVFFIAKKAIPDVDPIETVNKFLIFWFLFDLLFRYFMQQLPVMNVKPLMVIPIKRSTVIHYLLGKTSLSFFNILPLFIFIPFSIVLLFHGYPVLNVLGWFVSVVAITLCLNFTNFLVNKNNVVFYSILTVLVVFVGLEYYNIFKVSEPIGSAFNFLYNNPYIALLPIGILVLLYKATFSFIKKGFYLDDAVSKKVKEVNATDLSWMNRFGSVAPFIKNDVKLIWRNVRPKQVMMMSFMFLFYGLFFFTQETYKEMPALLAFAAMFITGGFLISFGQLVPSWDSEYYKMLMSQNIPYKQYLESKWYLMVFAVIISFILATPYIYFGWDIYAMIAAGAVFNVGLNSFITLFGGALNRVPIELNVKAKAFSNTNGFNPVQLLISLPKIFLPMILFYIPYKLIGFNAGLISIALSGVLGIVFRKYIFNFIVNVYKKGKYKTIAAFSEKK, via the coding sequence ATGTTTAAAAAATTCATGAGCCTAGAATGGAAGCAGTTTCGTCGTGCTTCATATTTTCAAAAAGGTCTTGCTATTAAAATTTTAATGGCATTTGTAGTACTTTATTTTGGAGGTATGGCCTTATTTTTTGGTGTAGGTGTCTTCTTTATTGCTAAAAAAGCAATACCAGATGTAGATCCAATAGAAACCGTTAACAAGTTTCTTATATTTTGGTTCCTGTTCGATTTGCTCTTTCGTTACTTTATGCAGCAATTACCAGTAATGAATGTAAAACCATTAATGGTAATTCCTATAAAAAGGAGTACCGTTATTCATTACTTACTTGGTAAAACTAGTCTTTCATTCTTTAATATTTTACCACTCTTTATCTTTATTCCATTTAGTATTGTTTTGTTATTTCATGGTTATCCTGTGCTAAATGTTTTAGGTTGGTTTGTTTCGGTTGTTGCTATTACACTATGTTTAAATTTTACTAATTTTTTAGTGAATAAAAATAATGTTGTGTTTTATAGTATTCTAACCGTTTTAGTAGTGTTTGTTGGTTTAGAATATTACAATATTTTCAAGGTTTCCGAGCCAATAGGTAGTGCTTTTAATTTTTTATACAACAATCCATACATTGCACTTTTACCAATAGGGATTTTAGTTTTATTATATAAAGCAACATTTAGTTTTATAAAAAAAGGATTTTATTTAGACGATGCTGTTTCTAAAAAAGTAAAAGAAGTAAATGCAACAGATTTGTCTTGGATGAATCGTTTTGGAAGCGTTGCACCTTTTATTAAAAACGATGTTAAATTAATTTGGAGAAATGTGAGACCAAAACAAGTCATGATGATGTCGTTTATGTTCTTATTCTACGGTTTGTTTTTCTTTACACAAGAAACCTATAAAGAAATGCCTGCTCTTTTGGCTTTTGCAGCTATGTTTATAACTGGTGGGTTTTTAATATCATTTGGGCAATTAGTACCATCTTGGGATAGTGAGTATTATAAAATGCTAATGAGCCAAAATATACCATACAAACAGTATTTAGAATCTAAATGGTACCTCATGGTTTTTGCTGTAATTATCTCTTTTATATTAGCAACGCCTTACATTTATTTTGGATGGGATATTTATGCCATGATTGCTGCAGGAGCAGTATTTAATGTTGGTCTAAACTCATTTATAACGTTATTTGGAGGCGCACTTAACAGAGTGCCAATAGAACTTAATGTTAAAGCTAAAGCGTTTAGTAATACAAATGGGTTTAATCCTGTTCAGTTATTAATTAGTTTACCAAAAATATTTTTACCAATGATTTTGTTTTACATTCCATACAAGCTTATTGGTTTCAACGCAGGACTTATTTCAATTGCTTTAAGTGGTGTTTTAGGCATTGTATTTAGAAAGTATATTTTCAATTTTATTGTAAATGTCTATAAAAAAGGAAAATATAAAACCATAGCAGCTTTTTCAGAAAAAAAATAA
- a CDS encoding ABC transporter ATP-binding protein gives MITTSNLTKAYNEVTVLKIENLEIPKGQSFGLVGNNGAGKTTYFSLLLDLIEPTTGSIKSNGVLVNESEDWKPFTSAFIDESFLIGYLTAEEYFYFIGELRGQNKEDVDALLAQFEDFFHDEILNKNKYLRDLSKGNQKKAGIVAALIGNPEVIILDEPFANLDPTTQIRLKGIIKDLAQTKGVTVLVSSHDLMHVTDVCERIVVLEKGEVIKDLETSEATLKELEAHFSGVAEV, from the coding sequence ATGATAACAACATCGAACCTTACAAAAGCATACAACGAAGTAACCGTTTTAAAGATAGAAAATCTTGAGATTCCAAAAGGGCAAAGCTTTGGTTTAGTAGGAAATAATGGTGCAGGAAAAACAACTTATTTTAGTTTGCTATTAGACCTAATTGAACCTACAACTGGATCCATAAAAAGCAACGGTGTTTTGGTTAATGAGAGTGAAGATTGGAAACCATTTACGTCAGCTTTTATAGATGAAAGCTTTTTAATTGGATACCTAACAGCCGAAGAGTATTTCTATTTTATTGGCGAGCTTAGAGGACAAAACAAAGAAGATGTTGATGCGCTTTTAGCTCAATTTGAAGACTTTTTTCACGACGAAATTTTAAACAAGAATAAATATCTAAGAGATTTAAGTAAAGGAAACCAAAAGAAAGCAGGTATTGTTGCTGCACTTATTGGCAATCCAGAAGTAATAATTTTAGACGAACCTTTTGCAAACTTAGATCCAACAACACAAATTAGATTAAAAGGGATTATTAAAGATTTAGCACAAACTAAAGGTGTTACTGTTTTGGTGTCAAGTCATGATTTAATGCATGTTACAGATGTTTGCGAACGTATTGTAGTTTTAGAAAAAGGCGAAGTAATAAAAGATTTGGAAACAAGTGAAGCAACCTTAAAGGAGTTAGAAGCACATTTTTCGGGAGTGGCTGAGGTTTAA
- a CDS encoding F0F1 ATP synthase subunit B, whose translation MNLTAPESLIFWTTIIFVVFFFLMKKFAWKPILGAVKSREESINNALESAEKAKLEMQNLQADNENLLKEARAEREAMLKDAREIKNKMIDDAKEEAQTQANKMIAQAQAAIESEKKSAMAELKSHVAGLSVDIAEKVVRQELANKDKQLALVESLLGEAKLN comes from the coding sequence ATGAATCTTACTGCACCAGAAAGTTTAATTTTTTGGACAACTATAATCTTTGTAGTATTCTTTTTCTTAATGAAAAAGTTTGCTTGGAAACCTATTTTAGGAGCCGTTAAAAGTCGTGAAGAGTCTATTAATAATGCATTAGAATCTGCTGAGAAAGCGAAGCTTGAAATGCAGAATTTACAAGCAGATAACGAAAACCTTTTAAAAGAAGCACGTGCAGAGCGCGAAGCAATGTTAAAAGATGCTCGTGAGATTAAAAACAAAATGATTGACGACGCTAAAGAAGAAGCACAAACGCAAGCAAACAAAATGATTGCTCAAGCGCAAGCTGCTATCGAAAGCGAAAAGAAATCTGCAATGGCAGAATTAAAAAGCCATGTTGCTGGTTTATCTGTAGATATAGCAGAGAAAGTAGTACGTCAAGAATTAGCTAACAAAGACAAACAATTAGCATTAGTTGAGTCTTTATTAGGCGAAGCAAAACTTAACTAA
- a CDS encoding glycosyltransferase family 9 protein, protein MSKPKHILVIRLSAMGDVAMSVPVLRAFTQEHPNIKLTVLTREFFKPFFRDLENVTVFSPDLNGKHKGFFGLYKLSKELKSLGIDQVADLHNVLRTKILKFFFFGKTFKQIDKGRDEKKALVEGRNFEQLKTTQERYADVFRSLGYSVNLSNPSFPEQAKLDQSTQESLGKDNKNWIGIAPFAQYQSKMYPLDLLERVIAQLSKTQKIVLFGGGEKEIKTLNIFQSKYENVINLAGKLSLNQELNVISNLDVMLSMDSGNAHIAAMLGKKVITIWNVTHPFAGFAPFNQPESHSLLANRSQFPLIPTSIYGNKFPENYKEAARTIAPETIINKIESII, encoded by the coding sequence ATGTCAAAACCAAAACATATTTTAGTAATTAGACTCTCTGCAATGGGAGACGTTGCTATGTCTGTTCCTGTTTTGCGTGCTTTTACGCAAGAACACCCAAATATTAAGCTTACTGTATTAACACGAGAATTTTTTAAACCATTTTTTAGAGATTTAGAAAATGTTACAGTCTTTTCTCCAGATTTAAATGGAAAGCATAAAGGTTTTTTTGGACTCTATAAACTCTCAAAAGAGTTAAAAAGTTTAGGTATTGATCAAGTTGCAGATTTGCACAATGTATTAAGAACAAAGATTTTGAAGTTTTTTTTCTTCGGAAAAACATTCAAGCAAATCGATAAAGGAAGAGACGAAAAGAAGGCTTTAGTTGAAGGACGAAATTTCGAGCAACTTAAAACAACACAAGAGCGTTATGCCGATGTTTTTAGAAGCTTAGGTTATAGTGTCAACCTTTCTAATCCAAGCTTCCCTGAACAAGCAAAGCTAGATCAAAGTACACAAGAAAGCCTAGGGAAAGACAATAAAAACTGGATTGGCATTGCTCCTTTTGCACAGTACCAATCTAAAATGTATCCATTAGATTTATTAGAACGCGTTATTGCTCAATTATCTAAAACCCAAAAAATTGTATTATTTGGTGGTGGAGAAAAAGAGATTAAAACGTTAAATATTTTCCAAAGCAAATATGAGAATGTTATAAATCTAGCAGGAAAGCTATCTTTAAACCAAGAATTAAATGTTATTTCAAACCTTGATGTTATGTTATCTATGGATTCTGGAAATGCACATATTGCAGCAATGCTAGGTAAAAAAGTAATTACTATTTGGAATGTTACGCATCCTTTTGCAGGATTCGCTCCATTTAACCAACCAGAAAGTCACAGTTTACTAGCGAATAGGAGTCAGTTTCCATTAATACCAACCTCTATTTATGGTAATAAATTTCCAGAAAATTATAAGGAAGCTGCAAGAACAATTGCTCCAGAGACTATAATAAATAAGATAGAATCTATTATATAA
- a CDS encoding ferredoxin--NADP reductase, whose protein sequence is MSHFHKLSIKNITRQTDQCVTLSFNIPEDLKQKFSFTAGQYITLKSTIDGKEIRRDYSLCSSPKSGDITVAVKEVENGTFSKYANNTLKEGDVLEVATPQGRFTFTPDNSKTRTIAAFAAGSGITPVLSIAKAVLEEEPNSTFVLVYGNKTTKDTIFFDEILKLHLEYKERFDIKFVFSQSQEPDALFGRIEKSTVNLIVKNKYKHTTIDSFYLCGPEAMIHTVKDVLTENNVAKDKVLFELFKVAKTEQAIENAVNTGETEIKVIVDDEEATFVMSQSQTILEAALDKDLDAPYSCQGGICSSCIARVTEGQATMRQNNILTDNEVAEGLILTCQAQPTSSKIVVDYDDV, encoded by the coding sequence ATGTCACATTTTCATAAACTATCAATAAAAAACATAACACGTCAAACAGATCAATGTGTGACGTTAAGTTTTAATATTCCAGAAGATTTAAAACAGAAGTTTAGCTTTACTGCTGGGCAATATATTACACTAAAATCTACAATAGACGGAAAAGAAATACGTAGAGACTATTCTTTATGTTCATCCCCAAAAAGTGGAGACATTACTGTAGCTGTTAAAGAAGTTGAAAATGGAACGTTCTCAAAATACGCAAATAATACTTTAAAAGAAGGAGATGTTTTAGAGGTTGCAACACCTCAAGGTCGCTTTACCTTTACTCCAGATAACTCTAAAACCAGAACTATAGCTGCATTTGCTGCAGGTAGTGGTATTACTCCTGTATTAAGTATTGCAAAAGCGGTTTTAGAAGAAGAACCAAACAGCACATTTGTGTTGGTTTATGGTAATAAAACAACCAAAGACACTATCTTTTTTGATGAAATACTAAAACTTCATCTCGAGTATAAAGAACGTTTCGATATTAAATTTGTGTTTAGTCAGTCTCAAGAACCAGATGCATTATTTGGTAGAATTGAAAAAAGCACAGTTAATCTTATTGTAAAAAACAAATACAAGCATACTACAATTGATTCCTTTTACCTTTGTGGACCAGAAGCCATGATCCATACTGTAAAAGATGTATTAACAGAAAACAATGTCGCTAAAGACAAAGTATTATTCGAGCTTTTTAAAGTGGCGAAAACTGAACAAGCAATAGAAAATGCTGTAAATACAGGAGAAACCGAAATAAAAGTAATTGTAGACGATGAAGAAGCAACCTTTGTAATGTCTCAATCTCAAACCATTTTAGAAGCAGCTTTAGATAAAGATTTAGATGCACCTTACTCTTGCCAAGGTGGTATTTGCAGTAGTTGTATTGCAAGGGTTACAGAAGGTCAAGCAACCATGAGGCAAAACAATATATTAACAGACAACGAAGTGGCTGAAGGTTTAATTTTAACTTGCCAAGCACAACCTACAAGCTCTAAAATTGTTGTGGATTATGATGATGTTTAA